aaattattttgatgtgttgatatcaaaaataatttttaaaaaataaaaaaaattattaacatatattttgacacaaaaaattatttgaaaaataaccataattatacTGTCAAATAAGCTCTAAAAGGTAtttcattgaatattaataaaaataattttttctttattttaaattgttttttataattttaatatattaatattaaaaataatataaaataaactttaaaaaataaccgatCGTAACCCTCTCAAACACCCCTTCAACTAATACTTCAGGCAATATTAAATTATGTCAAGTGTATGCACAGGAAAAGTGGATACGGTGGAGCCTTTGATGGAACATGTAGCCGCGAAGATAAACCGCCGTAACCGGCCAGTGGCTACTAGTCTCTACTGAATAAATTAAGCGTTTTACTTTGGTGCTGTTTTTTTCGGCGTCTTTAATTTGGACAGTGTAGAAAAACTTGAtcgtttaattttaaatttaacacTTTTTATctgttaaatttgatttattttaactgctagatatcatataaaaatcatatgtttTGCTATAAAGATCacccaaaatcatcaaaaagttGATTTTATTGGCAGAGGttggatttctttttgttttttttggacaTTTTACATGGACCATTATtgtattatttgatattaatattttttataaatcatttttaaaaaaaattttaagtctgggatataaaaatagaattaattggAACTTTAAATGCATGCAACAGTCGGGCACGAGGTGCTGTCCTTTTTGGTGTGATCATATTCAAGCCAAATGGAGTGACGATGATTGCTGCCATAAGGGATGAATCAATTTTACCCAATTGAATGGTTTTATAaactatttgattttaaattctaaaacatTTCTCGGTTTAGTTTGGTTTCGATTtacagccaaaaaaaaaaccgaatgaATCGGAAAAGATGAACACATCaacttatttgattttaaatcttgttttctcTGCCTCCACCAGCTATGTCACTCTCCCCGTCAATTCCCTTCGtatcttttcattattttatatctctttcttcttctcttttcatctCCAGCTTCAATTTTGCCTCCAAATCCCACTTACAGAGAACCGTCTAAATCTTGTTATCAAGCTTAAATGCGAGCGTGCTTCAGGGGATGTAGATGTTGGTGAAGTCAACGCGCCACTAAAGGAGCTTTTGGATTTAGCTGGCAATGGTAAATCCACATGTTCATGGCCACCCACCCACCACCAGTGCAAGTGCTGCAGTCAGTCACCAGAGAATAATAAATTTGGGATGGGCTGCGGGGCTGGGTTGCAGGAGGAGCTTTTTGTGGGCTTTTAATTGCAGACATGGTGTCTGATGCTGCATCTTGTGGGATTTGGTGATACCGATGGATTTGACTTTTGagggtttttattttcctcCATGATAATGGGATATTAATGGTTGGTCTGGGGATGGTGGGTCTTCacttttatagattttttattttttatttttttttgaatggttGTGGTTGTTGGAACAACAACACTaataagtgaataaaaaaaacatttttaaaattgcagatgagctatatatatatatatatatatattaattgttttgacatagtgatgttaaaaattaattttaaaaataaaaatattattttaatatattattaaaaaaatcactttgaaaaatattttttaccgtatttataaacatttattataagtatatgataaaaaaaatatacaaaattatgATTTCTAATGGTaagctttatgatttttgtttgatactattgtagttttatttttttaaattaattttcacttgaaaaaatatcaaattaattttttttaatagttttgatgtattgatattgaaaataaaaaaaaatataataaatttattttgatatattttcaattaaaaaaatcatcaaattacaATATACATACAATTCAACTGAGTTTTaacaacaatacaacaacaataaatatgaAGATATGTATTATATACTTTCTCACACATACACaggattaaaaacattttattttgttactcCTCTCAtatgcaaataaattaaaattttcaaatacattaaattgatattaaaaatatatatataaaataatattttatttcaattaatgtaattcgaaaattaaaaaaattgtgatgttATTTGCAAATCCACAATTTGCTGATGACTTAGTTCTcctttatataaaattgaaggataattttgatatcttaataataataataataataataataataatggtggcAGTAGACTTGTGTTTATGCCAACATATAGCATTAGCACACGGATCAGCCTGGCTTTAATTTTGTTGTGCACTTATGCGCTGCTTTGCGTGGTAAACTGTAATTCTGAGCATGGTTTCACTACGGATTTTACTTTTCTTGTTCCTCTTAATCCCATCTAGTAgctaaatcaatttatttggGAACGTTTTTGAAATCATTGTGGGCAAAAAGAATTGCATAATCTGAAAGcgtgaactaaaaaaaaaaggataaggcAAGATTAAATTAAGCATGCGGAGGAGCTGCTGCCGGAGCTTGCTGGGGTGGTGGAGGAGACTGGAGGGAAGAAAAACgttaacattaatattttcttttcaacgtttattttaatattttcatatgtgTCCCAAGGAAGACCATTGAATTCTAACCTTAGCATCATAACGTCACCAGCCCCAAGAGTCAAGAAACCACAGAAAGTAAAAAACTTTACATGAATTGAATCGGAGAGATACCGTACATACCCAAGATCATAAACTCATCTGGGTCTTTCTTATTTACCCAAAATCTTTGTTAAAACATGGAAGAATCCCAGTTAGAAAGGAACCCAAGAAATGGTTTCTTGGCTTTGGTGTTGAGACCAATAAATTGGCTAAAAATGCTTGGTGGAGAGTTGCATTGGAGTTTTGTGCTAGGAGTTATGATAGTTTATGGGATCAGTCAGGGATTTGCAGTTGGCATGATTAAAGTTAGTACTATGTACTATATGAAAGATGAGCAGAAGGTACAGCCATCTGAATTACAGGTGTATTTGGGGTTGCTTCAACTTCCTTGGGTAATTAAGCCTTTATGGGGTCTCCTCACCGATACACTTCCTGTTCTTGGGTACAGAAGGCGGCCATATTTCATTTTTGCAGGTAAAAACAGATAcgcttttttcttttaacttgtTTTCAATCTGGTGTTCTGCGTGTGTTTGTTTGCTGATAGGAATTTAAGCTCTTGATATTACTAAAGTTGTtcatttgtggttttttttttttttcccgaatTGGATAAGTTTCAATCTAGACTTTCTAGAGATGTAGTCTATGATATTGCATCAAGTTTAGGAACAACTATGGACTGCAAATTGAGCTTTTCATTGAAGGCCCTAGACTAGGATTAATAAGATTATTACATGAGGATTAGAAAGAACATTTAAGCATCTACGGTAGtcattaattttgtgaaatataaaaaacctgTTTGATTGTGAACTGCGGAATTTTAGGTCTGAGTTTAGTCAACAGTATAAGCTTGGatgataaaagagagaaaagcatCAGACCATGATCACTGCATAAGAGAAACTGTTTAATGAACTCAGATTGATATAGGTTAAGCACTTGGAGGAATCGGCTGTTAATATGAGTCATGGGAGTTCAAACAAGGTCATATTTTAGGTTGGCCTCTGCCCCTTGGTATCTTCTTTTAGAACAACTTCGTTGTGTTATTAAATAGTGGAGAACACTGAAGATTAGTTGGTCTCTTTCATATgcatatttttcagtttaaagTTTTGACTCTTTCAAATGCAATTGTGCACATATGGAAAATGCTGTAGTTcattgaattcttgttatatgTTTCCCTTACTAGATTTTGGTccctgtgtttttgttttttggttattataatttttttttcctttcagtgATCATCTAAAAGTAAATGAGAGGCTAGCTTTTTTTGTAATATGACATGTAAGAGCATGCTATTATGATGACAGATAAAAGTAGATGTTCAATCAACAAGTTCATCCCTCCCTTAATTTCAGGTTTTCTTAGCGTGACCTCGATGCTCGCTCTATCAATCCAAAGAAACTTGAGTCTTGCATTTTCCCTATTGTCTCTAATGGGGGTAAGTGCTGGGATAGCAATAGCGGTTGTAGCCATTGATGCATGTGTGACACAAAACAGCATAAGTCATCCTTCTTTAGCTGGTGATATGCAAAGCTTGTGTGGATTCAGCTCTTCCATTGGAGCACTGGTGGGCTATTCACTCAGTGGCTTTTTGGTTCACCTAGTTGGCCCAAAGGTCAGTTTCTGTGCACATATTACTGTGGCTATGTTCAATCCTCGATAATCCATTTGCTTTCCTTTTACGTAGTTAATAAATTAGATTACTATCCATCTTCAGTTAACAATTTAATTCTTAACCCCATGGAGCTGACCTGGTGGTTAAATGCTTGCTGAGTTGTGTCGTTCAGGCGCATGTGGATTCAATTCCCAGTGCTGCTACCTAGGTGCAAACAGTACCATGCTTGGGTCACCTACATAGAGTCAAAACTTCTCATGAGTTAGCAGGATTAGCAGGGTTCTCATGAGTCCAGGGTTAATCCATCTATGGAGGCTTTCctgctttaaaaaaaactctcgtATCTAGATTTGATAAAGAATCTTTGATGTAATTGTCTACTAATAATATGTATttgtaaataacaattaaaaatctaGTTCAATTTCTTTCTGATCTATGGTAGTCAGGCTGTActgctttttttcttcattttatccTCTCTATAATCTGTCAGGTGTTACTCTTACCTCACAGGGTGTGTTTGGGCTTCTCAGTGTGCCAGCAGGCCTGGTTATCTTGGTTGGAATGATGCTGAAAGAATCCCGTGTTCATAAATTTACGCACAGAGGAGTAAGGTTCTGTGACCGTGTCTTCTTTTGGTGCAATTTATATCACTGCTTTCTTCCATGCTCACATGAAGTCATTGGATTAGGTAAATGAGAAGTTTCTGGATGCTGGTAAGGCCATGTGGACAGCACTGAAATTCCGTGATGTATGGAGGCCATGTCTATACATGTACTTGTCACTTGCAGTGAGCTTGAATATTCATGAAGGGATGTTCTATTGGTATACAGATGCGAAGGGAGGTCCATCTTTTTCGCAGGTACTTGCCTTTCATCTTTTGTAAACAAAAATATGCTGGAGAACTCATGCAGCTGATTTTTCTTCAATGTTATCTACTCATTGTCTTGATTTAGCGTGAAACCAAGAaaccacaaataaaaaaaattatacgtGAAAGCGCTTCTACCTAGTtcctctgtttttattttcttgtttgggTAATCACATGTCATGGGATATCTTGTGTGCATTGGAATCAACTGAAACTCCACATTTAccaatatatcattttaaaacattttcagCTGCTCTGTTTTGAGAACTGAGGAACATTTGCTCATATACCTTTATGTATGTCAATCAAAGTGATGAAATGTATACagatactaaaattaaaaacttctgCAAGAAATCTAGACTTTCTGGTGTTCAAAAAAAACCCCAGCAATAGAAGAGACTCTTGAAGCTGCAACCTTTTCCCGAGAATTCTGACAACTGGACAAAAATTTAGGGTCATGGACTCATGGCAGTGGATGGATTTGAAAGTTGAAACGAAAGTTAGTAGGATATAGTGCATATCAACTACATTGTTTTTGTTCATGTTCAATCCGTTCCAAAGATGATTTATTTACTTCTTTTATCAAGCTTTTTTGTCATACAATCATTAAAGGAGCTATGTGGTAGAAAACTAGTCAGGTACAGGTCTGTTTTTCCATAGGCCCTGTTGTGATGCAAGCTTAACAGGTTTGCCATGTGCACTTATTTGGAACCCCAGCATGGATTGTTTGCATCTAAGAACTCCAATCTGTCGCTCATCACCTACCATGAGATATCTAGTTGGCTTAATAGTGATTCTGAGCTGGGTTGTTctgatgttttgttttggtaTGGGATGCAGGTCCATTAAAAACTTTATGTCCTCTCCATCCAAATCACAGCAGTATCGAGTGTTAGAAAACAGTATTTCATCACTTTCATTGCCCATATAGTCTAAGTTGTGTCACTTAACTGGTGTCACATCTCTCTCAATTTTACAAATTGAAGTCAAGCGATGTGACTTCATAAACTGCTTGTGAAAGTCTGAACTAAATTATCAAAGTGAAAAACCATGAGGACAAAGTTGAAATATGGTTGCAACTTGGAGGACTAATTTTGCAATAGAatcttattttctatatatcATCCATTGCCAACAACAGATTTTTTATATGCTGCAAAAATTACATGCTTGTGTTTTCTTTCCCATTTGTATGCTAGAATTTTTCACAAATGCTTTGTGTTACCTTCACACACTAGTTATTGAATGTTCATATTGGTTTGCCAAGTGTGTCTCTATATCATCACTCAATTTCCagaatatttcttaaataaaatgcaTCCAAATGCATAATTCTCACTATGTTCAGAAGTTTCTATTTGCAACGGAATGCAAATCATAGATAAGTAACTCCTGTTACATATATTGTATGCAGGAGGTTGTTGGCTCCGTATTCTCGGTGGGTGCAGTTGGCTCCCTCTCTGGGGTCCTTATCTACCAAAATTGGTTGAAAGACCATCGTTTTCGCGACTTACTTTTCTGGTCTCAGTTGTTGTATGGTGCATCAGGGTTGCTAGATTTGATATTGGTGTTGCGTCTGAACTTGAAAATTGGTTTACCTGATTATTTCTTTGTTGTGATTGATGAAGCCATTTCTATGATGATTGGACGCATTAAATGGCAACCTCTTCTTGTACTTAGTTCCAAGCTTTGCCCTGCTGGTATAGAGGGCACTTTCTTTGCTTTGCTCATGTCAATAGACCATGTTGGTTTGCTTTCATCAACTTGGGTAGGAGGTCTCTTACTCAAATTCTTGAAGGTTACACGGACACAATTTGACAACCTTTGGGTGGCCATTTTAATCCGGAGCCTCATGAGAATAATTCCAGTTTTCCTGCTGTTTCTGATACCTAGAAGCGATCCAAACTTATCCATTCTTCCAGAAGAGATGTTGAAGATGAAAAAAGGTGACAATACACTGGAATCTGAAAATACCGAGATGGTCTCCCTCGCTGATAGCACTTGAATGGCGTCACTTAATCCAACAATATAAAAATGCTTCTAGGAGCCTGACAGTTTCTGAATGAAGACGCGATTAAATCCTCAATTTTGGCTTCCAAGGAAGATTTTTATGTTCATTTGCTTAGAATTACTACTGTTGATGCATCACCTTGAGAACACAAAGGCTTCTCCACTAGAAGTTCAAAACAGGACATAACTTTCTGCTGCAGGCTGTCAACAAAGAGTCCCGTGGAATGCCCCTTGTCAGAAGCCATCCCTCCTTGATATTGCTTTCAATATAGAAGACGATGTTATTCTTTGATTGTCTGGTATTTCTGGTGGACAACAACATTTCAGAGATAAGATGAAGTCCATCCTGCCACggtcaaaatctaattttcacGAACTCTGGAATCAATTTGAACAACAGACATTATTCCCGGACATTGTTGAAGATAATAGCTCCAAATTAACATTCAAAAACTTCGCAGGTTTCCCTCTTTggctcttcttttttctttctagattTTACAAATTATTGATCACATTTTCCAAAGCCATGATCCTGTTCTGAAATATGCAGCTTGTAACCCGTCTCGGATGCGGTAAAGTGATTTGCTCTTaatctttttatcaatttttttttggctcaaaGGCTCGTGCTTTTAAGTTTTTGTAAGAAATGAATTTCCCATAAAGTATTTTAGCCCCTGAAAATTCTGAAATATCAAGAAACTCTTCATCATTTAGCCATCTTTAGATACACATAGAACATATAAGAGTATGCCAACCTTCTTAGAAGTAATTCTGCACCCTCTCTCAGATTCAAACAGATCttacatttaaaatatacaaaagatATTATTTGCTGTGTTTGGGACTGCACTGTCAAAACACTTGAGAAATTGGAAATGGCGTTTTTACATATTCTATACCTTTCCCCATGGATAATAATAGATATTTATATGTGATATGAACCAAGAAAAACTACTTCTTGATGATTTCTTTGGCAACAAGAACAACTGGCATtgcatcaaataaatatatgcaCAGTCACACACCTGTTATTAACAATACCTTCGAATGATCGACCTAGTCAAAAGTGCAAGCTTCTGCCGCAAATCCCAACATGGACCCCTTGGTATCATATATAACCCTCTGGTTTTTCTGTTGATAATTCCCAATTATACCTACCTCGTTTTCGTAAGAGAGACTTGCAATAGCCAAGCAGACCTGAGATGCGTCAGTCTTAACAAAATAGAAAACCCCGGTGACATCCACATTGAGCTCAGCATTTCCCTCAAAGTGCATTTTTATGTTTGGAATCTCAACTTCTTGATATCCACTAAAGTTGAAGCAAGTATCCAAAATCATAAAAGCTGGTGCAGAAGGAAACCCTGAAAATTGTTTCACAAACTCATCCTTTAGCGCCTGGTAAATTGAAGGGGGGAGCCTTGTAATAACCGTCCCAGAATCAATCATCATTCCATCTTTACCAAAACTTGGTGCTTGTACTGCCACGCTACCAACAGTAATACCAGTTAggtttagaaaataaaagggtaGCTGTGGATTGGGAATCATTCTAGTGTATGAAATAGGAGTTGTGTTTTTGTATACCGAGGAATTTCCACCCATTACTAGTGAACCTGAAGCTTCAGTTTCTGTTATAGGCAAACAGTAGGAGAAAACTCCTCCAAACATGGCTGAAGTTTGAGAAATCAAAGAGAGACTACTCCTTCCCAATCCCACAAGGCCTGAAGCTCCACCAAATAGACCTTGATTGTTCCTGCCACAGCCGAATATGAAGTTGTTGACAGCAGTTCTGTTTCCCAAATCAAGAAGTTCCGTGCCTAGCTCACCGCGTGTGTAGGAACCATCACCATAGTTAACAACATAGTTACAAGTCGGTGGGTTACTTCCACAGACTCCTAAATTTCCAGTTGCAGACTGCAGGGACTGACAAGATGGTGAACTACATAAAACTGTTCGGTATGAAGGAGATGTTGAAGGGTTGAAAACAGGGTCTTGTTGATTATAACATCTTTTGCAAGGTTGACATTGAACCCAACTCAAGTCACTCCCAGTGTCCACAATCACTGTCATTTTTCGACCACCTAATTCCACTGTAACTATGTAGTTTAGTGTCTGCAGTCTAATACCAGAAGTTAATGGGATTGGAGTATCCACTGAATCATCAATATTTCGGCCAGAAAGGATGCTTTTCATTCTAGATTGAAGTGATCGAAGCTGAAAATCATCCATGATCAAGTGCTTTTGAAGCTTCTTGTTCCAGTCTAGGATCTTTCCTGAGCACGAATCTTTGTGCTTCATTTCCAATATTGTTGCACCATTCTCCCATCCTTTAAATCCCAAACAGAATGAGAACATTAGTCCATATTTGGGCGCTGtagttgtattttaaaaatcaaatactaGTGTAACTTTACCAACAAAGCAGGGGAATAATACAAATGAAGATTGTATATGGATGCCATATattctcaaaaaagaaaaataaattgtataattttgatCTCCAGTGATCCAAAACAGTTAGTTTCAGGGGGGGATGGAAGAAATTTTTCAAATAGTTATACCAAGTATCATAAATAATTCAACAATGGAGTACATCATTCAAAGTTAAAGAAAGTGAAGCCAAGATAAAGTTTTCCAATGATGGATGTTTCCCAATTCCCATAAAGCATGAACTCAGTTATAGATAGTGCTGGCATAAAAGGAAAGTAAGTAGTAGAGTACAGATCCCAAAAGTGGAGAACAGATAAATAAAGAAGCTAGCtagcttaaaaaaaagatttggtcGCCATTGGCCAAACCATTCTttaagccttttctttttcactttgCTACTCACTTGTTTCCTGGGAGAGACAAGTTGAACTATTGCTCCCCTGTTTCCATTGAAATTTATGCATGCTGAGGACTTTCTTCCCTTGAAAGCATTGAACCCCGTTATCAAAAATGGCGAGGATAGAaacaagaagagagagaaggagtAGTTTTGATGGAAAAGGAGGTTTTGCTTGCACCattttgatgatgaagaaaggTAAGAAGTTATGAGTTGCCGAGAACAAAAAATGGAACAAGGAAAGAATCTCGGGTATGAGTGTGTGAGTATCTGAATGCGTgtgtgagagaaagagagaaaggcaGGGAGGGAaggagggagaagagagggagattCTTAAGAGTTGGAGTTTGGCAAGAGAACAAAAGAGAAATGGCTGGCTAAAGGACCCCACTGGTGCATGAGAAATTATTGTAGATTCACGTGCAAATTCTtggcaccaaaaaaaaaaaaaaaaaaaaggagatgtGTGTTCCCGCTGTGTTCGTAGCTAGTAGTGGACATGGTGGGATATGGAGAGGTAGTGATATTTACAATAATTTGATTGGTTTGCTGAGCTTTCATAAGATAAGGGCTCGCCCATCACGGAATCAACTGTCACAACTTActccgagagagagagagatagagagagggagagacatGAAGAAGCATTTTGATACTGTGTGTTTGATTGTTGTCCCTTTCTACATGGTACTGGGAGCACTACAACTCAAGCATTATATCTATGAACATAGCATTAAGACTTTTGTGTTCTGCTAAGTAATAAGATAACAATCAACTTGATCTTGAgtcttaattatttgattagaCATCTCCTCTATTGTTTTCCCCCTCTGAACCAGGTTATTACAACCTGGATGGAAAAACCAGCTTGGACCTTACACCAACAATTTTAGCGTCACGGCTTCCGTGTATTGACCTCTGCAAGAACATTCGGGAGACCTTAATCCATAAACCAAGCTACTAATCAAGAGTCTTGGGGTTCTTCTGTGGATAAATGGTGCCCAATTCCTACGTATCCATGTATGTATCGACATGTCTGATCAGATCACCTGCGATACCTTGGAGTGTTCTGTCCATTGTTTCCTACGTTGCTCCTCTCAACTGTGGAGCTGTTTGACTCTTGCTTTTTGGATTTTAACCAAGGCATCCATTGCAGGGTCCCTCACCAACCTTTTTGTTATAAGCACTCAAGCACCATTATAAAGTAAAATCATCTCCTTGGATCAGCACTTGACAAATTTGGAATTGccagtataataataataattaaatatcgtTTCATAATGCGTTCGAAAGGTAttttagaagtatttttttttattccattccCCTCCCCCCCCACATTCATTCTCTTCTATCAAGTAGCTAGCTTGTTATGGGAAAAATGCATGAGAGGTAAGCAGGAATCGTGTTCAGCTACATCCTTGATCAACTGTTTATATTGAATCGGTAAGGCAGCTTCATTTGTTCATTAATTTGGTCGATCTCATTGTAACATATCTCAGCCTTTCACTGTGCAAGTCCACAGTGAAATGCTGagcagtctttttttttttttttttcgttttttatctttttttttttttgagttgttttgtttttgttttttaagctgttttttttttatgcctttagtttagtttgct
This genomic interval from Populus alba chromosome 1, ASM523922v2, whole genome shotgun sequence contains the following:
- the LOC118034003 gene encoding aspartyl protease family protein At5g10770, which produces MVQAKPPFPSKLLLLSLLVSILAIFDNGVQCFQGKKVLSMHKFQWKQGSNSSTCLSQETRWENGATILEMKHKDSCSGKILDWNKKLQKHLIMDDFQLRSLQSRMKSILSGRNIDDSVDTPIPLTSGIRLQTLNYIVTVELGGRKMTVIVDTGSDLSWVQCQPCKRCYNQQDPVFNPSTSPSYRTVLCSSPSCQSLQSATGNLGVCGSNPPTCNYVVNYGDGSYTRGELGTELLDLGNRTAVNNFIFGCGRNNQGLFGGASGLVGLGRSSLSLISQTSAMFGGVFSYCLPITETEASGSLVMGGNSSVYKNTTPISYTRMIPNPQLPFYFLNLTGITVGSVAVQAPSFGKDGMMIDSGTVITRLPPSIYQALKDEFVKQFSGFPSAPAFMILDTCFNFSGYQEVEIPNIKMHFEGNAELNVDVTGVFYFVKTDASQVCLAIASLSYENEVGIIGNYQQKNQRVIYDTKGSMLGFAAEACTFD
- the LOC118034002 gene encoding probable folate-biopterin transporter 3 isoform X2 codes for the protein MEESQLERNPRNGFLALVLRPINWLKMLGGELHWSFVLGVMIVYGISQGFAVGMIKVSTMYYMKDEQKVQPSELQVYLGLLQLPWVIKPLWGLLTDTLPVLGYRRRPYFIFAGVTLTSQGVFGLLSVPAGLVILVGMMLKESRVHKFTHRGVNEKFLDAGKAMWTALKFRDVWRPCLYMYLSLAVSLNIHEGMFYWYTDAKGGPSFSQEVVGSVFSVGAVGSLSGVLIYQNWLKDHRFRDLLFWSQLLYGASGLLDLILVLRLNLKIGLPDYFFVVIDEAISMMIGRIKWQPLLVLSSKLCPAGIEGTFFALLMSIDHVGLLSSTWVGGLLLKFLKVTRTQFDNLWVAILIRSLMRIIPVFLLFLIPRSDPNLSILPEEMLKMKKGDNTLESENTEMVSLADST
- the LOC118034002 gene encoding probable folate-biopterin transporter 3 isoform X1; this translates as MEESQLERNPRNGFLALVLRPINWLKMLGGELHWSFVLGVMIVYGISQGFAVGMIKVSTMYYMKDEQKVQPSELQVYLGLLQLPWVIKPLWGLLTDTLPVLGYRRRPYFIFAGFLSVTSMLALSIQRNLSLAFSLLSLMGVSAGIAIAVVAIDACVTQNSISHPSLAGDMQSLCGFSSSIGALVGYSLSGFLVHLVGPKGVFGLLSVPAGLVILVGMMLKESRVHKFTHRGVNEKFLDAGKAMWTALKFRDVWRPCLYMYLSLAVSLNIHEGMFYWYTDAKGGPSFSQEVVGSVFSVGAVGSLSGVLIYQNWLKDHRFRDLLFWSQLLYGASGLLDLILVLRLNLKIGLPDYFFVVIDEAISMMIGRIKWQPLLVLSSKLCPAGIEGTFFALLMSIDHVGLLSSTWVGGLLLKFLKVTRTQFDNLWVAILIRSLMRIIPVFLLFLIPRSDPNLSILPEEMLKMKKGDNTLESENTEMVSLADST